The Oryza sativa Japonica Group chromosome 11, ASM3414082v1 DNA window CTACATACTCACCGTGACCAAATACGTACGTTGACCATAAATGGCCATCCATCCACAATCCATCCATCTGCATATGCTTCTCTCCCAACCCCAAACCGCGTCTTCTTCTACCTCCCGCTAAGTACACGCACAGTACGACACATTAGTAGTCGTAgtcctcctcctcaccgccgccgcttctcctcctcctcttcctcctcgtcacCATCGCCATATTCCGACCAATGCCATTGCCGCTGTCGCACGAATATAACGTATCCAAAAAGACACACAGCAGCGACGATGTCCTGTATGTGTAGTCGAGCACGTCCGGACGAtgtacaaaattttaaatttaaagcttaagtttaaaacttaaatttaaacccgtgaaattttatttcttttcatcataatttatttctcgatattgactttaaactcgttaaaaatatatatttaaatattttttaaaaatatattattccTTCTTTAATAAGTGTTATGGAAATATATatctaaatatgtttttaaaaatattatttttttgttaataagcattaaataaatatatactccctccgttctattttaagtgcaaccatgattttttcatgcacaactttgatcgtccgacTTATTTaatgtttttctaaaaaagattaaaaacataagtcatgtataaagtactatttatgttttatcatctcataacaataaaaaaatataaattataaaaaaattcaaataagacggacgatcaaagttgagcacgaaaaattatggttgtatttaaaatgggatggatggagtatttaaAGATTTTTAAAGAGAAAATCAGTGGTAGCCAAAAAACCATGGGAGCCACAGCGCTGACGCGCAGCACAGTGGCCAGGTGGACACGATGGGGTTAGGCTTGTCCTCGATGGATGGCCGACTTAACCCCCGCAATTAACGCGGATTAATCTCGCCGCGACCACAACAACTTCCTCTCTGTTTCactaccctctctctctctctctctctctctctacacgctttgcaattttgcatcGTGCCATCGTcctgtctctctctcttcctcgagaaagaaaggaggagaggggataaaGCGCACAAAGAGCAGCCGCTTTGtgccaatctctctctctctctctctctctctctcttctctctctctctctctcatcttctCCTCCCCAAAAAGAAGAGATCACCAATTCTGTGGCTGCTTGTTTCAGCTGCTTAGGATTCCCAAGAATTCCATTCCAAAGCAgcagctgctcctcctccttgaATCTTGGGATTCAGTGCACGCCTCCCTgcttcttccttcctcctcctgcctTGCAAATCttggagctttttttttttttcccctcttctcttgtAGGAGTAGGAGAGTAGGAGGGGTTGGAGTGGAGGAGATTGGATTTGGTGGTGGTGTTTTGTGCGGCGGTTGGGGGTAGAGGAAAGGGGAGTTTGTGGGGGGAGTGGTTAGTTcttggcttcttcttcttcttcagcgaGAGCTACTACAGCTACAGCTCGTGCTCGTGCGCCATTAAAGTCCTCGCCTTTGCGTCTCCCCCCTCTTTCTACcagcccacctcctcctcttcttctttggaTTAGGGCTTCGAAGGCGGCTGCTTTCTCTGCGGAGGGGGTTGAATTCTTGCGATTCTTGGAGGGGGGATTTGTCCTGAGTGATTTGGTATGTGGGCAGCATGAGGAAGCTCTTCTTCTCCGAGTTGACCTCCTGCAAGGAGACCAAGCTCCACTCCGCGCCCCACTCATGGCTTCCCCTCGAGAAAGGGAAGCTCTCCAAGTTCGCCGgccactccacctcctccatgtaagttctctctctctctcttgctgtTACATGATGCGTTTGGCTTGTTCTGAATCCTGCTACTTTAGTTAGTTACCTGGTCTTTGTTAGTAGTACTTTGTGTAGAGAGAGATTCACAAAATTCAGATTTTACTGGTATAGTTCTGAAGAGCTTTGCTggctggttggttggttggttgtgATGTTCATCAATTTGATTCTTGGTGGGTTGTGGTTGTGGTGCAGAGAATCGCTGATGAAAATGCCGGAGCCGGTGGTTCTTCCCCACTTCAAGCCTGCGGATTATGTGGACATATTGGCCCAGATTCATGAGGAGCTGGAGTCTTGCCCTCCTGATGAGAAGTCGTGCCTGTACCTGCTCCAGTTCCAGGTTTTCCGCGGCCTCGGCGAGGTGAAGCTGTCGCGGAGGAGCCTCCAGTCCGCGTGGGAGAAGGCGAGCACGATACACGAGAAGCTGATATTCGGGGCATGGCTCAAGTATGAGAAGAAAGGGGAGGAGCCGATATCCGACCTCCTCAGCTCGTGTGGCAAGTGCTCTCAGGAGTTCAAGCTGCTGGATTTCGTGTCGCAGATCTCCACCGGGTCGCATGAGATAAGCTATGATGATGAGTCGGATGTGTTTTGGGGCTCTCCGGTGGTACATTTCCGGATAAGAGATGATATGATTGCATGCGATCGGCGAAAGCTTGCTGCTTTGTCGACTCCGCTGTATGCAATGCTTAACGGTGGCTTTCGGGAATCACATCTTGAGGTTATTGATATGTCTCGGAATGGCATCTCCTCGATTGGTATGCGAGCAATCAGTAAATTCAGCTTGACAGGAAGGTTACCGTATTTATCAGCAGATGCTATTTTGGAAATGCTTGATTTTGCTAATAAGTTTTGCTGCAATGGCCTCAAGGATGCTTGTGAGCGAAAGCTTGCTTCTTTCATTTGCTCGAGGCAGGATGCTATAGACTTCATGGAGTGTGCTCTTGAGCTGGGTTGTTCCATCCTTGCTGCTGCATGCTTGCAGGTGCTCCTGAATGAGCTTCCAGAGTGCTTGAATGATGAACAAGTGGTTAGGATATTCTCCTGTGCAAGTAAGCAGCAGCGATCCACAATGGCTGGAAATGCTTCTTTCTCCCTATATTGCCTTCTTAGTGAAGTCTCCATGAGCATCAACGCGACATCGGATGTCACGGTGACCTTCTTGGAAAAATTGGTGGATTCAGCATCAGATTCTAGACAGAAGCAGTTGGCCTTGCATCAGCTGGCGTGCACAAGACTTCTAAGGAAAGATTATGCTGAAGCCGAGCGCCTGTTCAATGCCGCCTTTACCGCTGGACATCTCTATTCAGTAGTGGGTTTGGCTAGACTGGCCTCTATGAGGGGTAATAAGCATTTTTCTCTCAAGTTGCTTGATTCTGTCATGTCATCTCGCTGGCCACTTGGATGGATGTACCAAGAGAGAGCACTATATTTGGAGGGTGATAACAAGTTGGAAAATCTTAACAAGGCCACTGAGTTGGATCCTACCCTTACATACCCCTACATGTTTCGAGCTGCATCTTTGATGAAAAGACAAAGCGTTGAAGCTGCCCTTATGGAGATTAACCGGATCCTGGGATTTAAGCTTGTTCTGGAATGCTTAGAGCTAAGGTTCTGTTGCTATCTTGCACTTGAGGACCATAGAGCTGCTTTATGTGATGTCCAGGCAATCCTCACTCTTGCTCCAGATTATCGTATGATTGGTGGTCGGGTGTCTGCAAAGCAGCTGCGTATGCTTGTGATGGAGAATGTTGAGCAGTGGACAACTGCTGACTGTTGGATGCAGCTTTATGATCGTTGGTCATCTGTGGATGATATAGGATCCCTCTCGGTCATATATCAAATGCTGGAGTCAGATGCTGCTAAAGGAGTTCTCTACTTTAGGCAATCTTTGCTTCTTCTCAGGTAACTTAATTAACTTATTTTATTGCACAGAATAAGAGTTAGCATGATTAAAAAATGATACAGCACATCAGTGATTAGCATTGTAGATGTATAGCACATGGTTTGCATTGCCTGGCATGTCTTACACCTTCTAGTGTGTGGATTCATTTGGAATGCCAAACTACCAGATGGTTTATCAGCATAGTTGCACATGCCTCCTGACCAACTTACATCATGGTCTAATTCTTGTGCTAGAATCTCAGGGATGTTGTGATTAATACtattttaacctttttttttcagattaaaTTGTCCTGAGGCTGCAATGCGCAGTTTGCAGCTAGCTCGTGAACATGCTGCAAGCCAACATGAACAGCTTGTTTATGAGGGATGGATATTGTATGATACCGGCCACTGTGAGGAGGGACTGCAGAAAGCAGAAGCATCCATCGCAATACAAAGATCATTTGAAGCATTCTTTCTGAAAGCTTATGCTTTGGCTGATTCGAGTCTTGACCCTTCAACTTCAGCAACAGTTGTATCACTTCTTGAAGATGCATTACGCTGCCCCTCTGATAGACTACGGAAGGGTCAGGTATGGCTTTATGACTTCATTTTCTTCCACATCCTTTCATCAATTCTACTTAGCTAAACAGACCATGCATGATAACAAGTTGCTGTCCTGTTTCTGCTGTGACATAATGCAAATTCTGAGATCATATTTCTCATAACAAAAATAGGAATACTTTATACCCTTGTAGCACATTCTGAAGTAGTCAAACAAAGGTTTCAAATTGGGTTCTTGGTACATGAAGTGTAATTTTACCTTGTTGAGTTATCTTTTAATACCTTCGTACTTGAGGCATAATGGCATAATATGCATTTGTTCATTTTCCAAATTCGTTGGTTGTTATTTAGATCAGGTGTTGTTGCTCCACCTATGTTAGGAAGTTAAGATGTCCTATTCATTATTGAATTATTAATGCAAATGGCGCTCTCACTATTAAAATTGGCTGTCCTGGTGCTCATAACATGCCAACCATCAATTCTTCTCATAGGTGCACTGCAAGCGTGATTTGATTTCCTATCAAGTATCTAACATGTTTCTAAGTTATGAGTTATGACATCTGATACCATTGATGCTACTGATAATTGCCAACCATATGGATGAGTGGACTGACTTAAATGAAActttgctctcttttttttcatcagtTTAGCTAAATGGACCGACCAGCCACAATCAGTACTTTTTTCTATCAGCTTAAGCTGACAGTGTACATTTTATTTCTGTAACATTGGTTGACCCAATCTGCAGCATTGTATTTGATTTGAGATGTTCGCGAATGGTACATCTTATTCATCGTAATGTGTGACATCTTGTAGGCTCTGAACAACCTTGGGAGTGTTTATGTGGATTGCGGGAAGCTTGACCTGGCAGCTGAATGCTACATCAATGCCCTAAAGATTGGTCATACCAGAGCTCATCAAGGCCTTGCCAGGGTCCATTTCCTCAGAAACAGCAGAACTGGTGCATATGAGGAAATGACCAAGCTAATAGAGAAGGCCAGGAGCAACGCATCAGCTTATGAGAAGAGGTCGGAGTACTGTGATCGTGAGCTAACAAAATCAGACCTGCAGATGGTGACCAAACTAGACCCTCTGCGTGTATACCCCTACAGATACCGTGCTGCTGGTAAGCACCGCTTCCTGCCTAGCAAATCTTGTTTGTTATGATATAGGTATGACTGAGACAAGATTTGTCATGATAGCAAACCACCAGTTTCAAAGCAGGTTGAAACTTGGATATAAAATCGTGGTCAcagtagtttaatttgttagtaGATGTAGCTCATCGGTGTCCAACTCCCAGAGGTTTGTGCTATTATAACTAACCAACTACTCCTTTTCCTATCATAAGCTGGTAAGAAGTCAATGTTGTTTGGCAATATTCTATGCTCAACTTGATCAGTTGGTGTAACAACCACATATTTCACTCAGTTCAAAAATTAGCTCATCTGTTTGATATTCTCATGCATCTTTTTTCGCTGATCTGGAATCCTCAGTGCTGATGGACAACCACAAAGAGAAGGAGGCCATCGCGGAGCTGACAAAAGCAATCGCCTTCAAGGCGGACCTGAACCTGCTCCACCTGCGAGCCGCCTTCCACGAGCATGTCGGCGACATCTCGAGTGCACTCCGGGACTGCCGCGCAGCGCTCTCCGTGGATCCTAACCACCAGGAGATGCTCGAGCTTCATCACCGGGTGAACAGCCAAGAACCCTGAGCCCCCCATTGTTGTACATACAGGAGCTCTACATAGCCAACCATACCCCAAGTGTATGTTTTGTACCATACACAGCAGATCAATGTAAGGATAGTAGCCAATTTAGGCCCTCCACCCCCAAAACCAACCCAATTCCTTGTGTCCTTAATTAGAATATGTTGCTCATCATAGAGTCCTTTTTTTagtaaattattatatttttgtgaTTAAGCCCCCCTCCTAATTGTACCCTCCATGTGCCCTCCCCCAACCCCATGTTCCCAACAAGTTTTGACTATCTCATGTGTAAATGAAAAATGGAAGAAAAAGAATGGAGAAGGTTTGTGTCGGCGTCTGCGCAAAACTGTCAAAGTTGATGCTAATCACTGATTGCACATGTGCTTTGTTTCTCTTCTGATTATAAACAAAATGAACTGATGAAACTATCAGAAACAATGCCATGTGGATTAGAAGAACTTGGAATTGTTTCTTTGCTTAATTTGTTTATTAACAGCAGTCATCATCAGTCTGAAGAATTTGTGGCATCCATTGATCAGTCAAGTCAGTGCTGCCATGATTGGAGCACTTTGCTTGACAGTGGATGGATGGTCCATGAATGGTGAAACTGGGAGAGAAGAATTCATGGGATTCCAATCTTTTTTTCTCCTTACAAGTCATCATCAGCAGTATCAGTTGAATTGACCGGATGATTATCATCTTCTGGTGATGCGTCATGGGTGATCAATGGCGTACGCATGATGGTCCATGGCTGTCAGAATGAGATCAGATGGCTGTGAGAGATTCAGAATCACGCGTACCTAGGATTCCTTCAGTCTGCTGCTGCACTGGAGTGAAGGTACATGCATGCTATAGACAAAAATGGACGGTCCGGATGGATATCTGTGGACGAACTGATGAGTGCCAAAAATCTCTGACATGGTCCATGGCTTGGATTTATGAAGgcacagagttttttttttgtcttttgaatttttaacacttcagaatatatatatatatatatatatatatatatatatatatatatatatatagttttttagtAATCAAAAGggcaatgttaaaaaaaaggatttaaaaaGCCACATTTTTTCGCCTATAATTGATTATAAGCCGTAGCACTTATTAGAGAGGAAAATGtgggtaaaatttttatatttgtgttttagcaatttaaaagccaatgatgaaaaaaaaatcaaaatcaactctaaaattatggtttaaaaattcaaattttggatgtGGCTGAGAAGCCAAAGAGCAAACGATGGAGCTGTTTCTATGAATCACTACGATTTCTACTAATTATATTGATGTGAAGTTAGACGAGGTAATGCTTTTTATATAGTACTAGTACGATACATGGTCAAAAAGATAAAATGAAATGAAAGGATGGTGTGATGCAAGATTTCATATCAGACACTTGTATTTGGCTTCATGCAAATCTTTTTCTTGGTCTGCCTAACAATTTCAACAACAAAGCTGGATTTCATCACCTATAAAAACAAcatgttacaacttacaacacAAGATCTCCATGATATCACATCTAAAGTTGTGTTTAGGTAAATGATAGGTGTAACCATCCAGGCAGACATGACAAAGTTAGGCCTTTTTCCATTAAATTTCATTTCTAGCTTGGCATATCCATCTGAAAATGTCAAGAAAACGTCAAAGGATGCTCACCTCATGGGTAGTGGCTGTCTGCCTCACTTTTTTCTGATGGAATTTCAGCTGCAAGCTTCTGTGTCAGACTCAGAGCCACATGCTAAGAGAAAATAAATCTGAACTCGTTGAATTGAATCGTTTATTAATGGGCTTGTGGTGACTATCAGATGAGCTCATAGAACACATGATGAGGCTGGATAGAGAGGATAAGAGATTGTGATGATAAGCTCTCCTATGCGTCTCAAACACTACTGATTTATTGAAAGTTATCCACTACTGGGAGAGCCTTGTTTACATGATCATTATTAGGGTTTTAATTTGTGTGCTTGATGTCAAAAGTTTTGCTTGTTTTGTATATTGACCAAATTGCCAGAAAAAAGTGCCAAATTGGCCAATTCCTGGTGTATCGATGTGGATACTTGGGTTTAAATTGGCTTGAAAGCAACTAACGCGTATTGTGGTTAAATAACAAGATTGAGCTGTAATTATGAAGTTATTGACAAGTGCGTTAACTATATCTTGCACACGAACGAAAAGACTATATTTTACGCACGGACAAACTTACGTAAACCAACTTCAATTCGATCTAAAAACGTTTGAATTTGTTGTATCAATGAACGATCTATCGCTCTGCCTTGCTAATTTCATTCATAGCGTAATGGGCCTAAATTTCCCAGGCCCATGATAGTCCAACCTGATCCatattggaaaaagtacaccgaaggtccctcaacttatcatcgaattacaaaatcgtcccccaaccacaaaaccaaatatataacatcccttaacttacaaaaccgttcgtTTTACACCCTtcagtggttttgaccccggttttatcctacataGCGGGTGAGtcaacgtgggacccacgtgggccctacATGCCAGGATGCCACGTCTTCAgctctctttttcccctcctctcccttcctctctctcactcatctCCCTCTGGGcaggccggccggcggtggggaggaggtcggacggccggccggcgatgcggcggcggcgacacgggagaaggggagggaggcggcggctggagcaCGGGGGAGATCAAACGTCGACGAATAACGTCGTCGTagcgaggaaggaggaggcggggggaagcgggcggcggtggaggagctcTGGCATCGCGTTGACCGCGGGCGCGACAAGATGCGTCGGCGGTAGTCGGAGGTcgccgcggcgagggaggagagatGAGCGGTGGAGAAgcgggagaagaggagggaggcggcggcgggagcacgaGGGAGATCGAGCACGACGGCGGGCGGAGTGGCACTATGCGAAGCCGGCTCAGGTCTGCCATTGCGTCGAAGAACGGCGCCATCGTcgcgaggaaggaggaggcggggggAAGTGGGCGACGGTGGAGGAGCTCCGGCATCGTGTTGAGCTCCGGCGTCGCGTTGACCGCGGGCGCGATGAGCTGCGTCGGTGGCGGTCGGAGGTCGCCGTGGCGAGGGAGGAGCTATGtgtgtcctcctcctcctcaaaccTATTGCCATCGtcgtccgccaccgcctcgcctcgctGGCTTTGCGCGCCACCGACCTGCCCCGCTCCGTGCAGCCGGCTTCGCGTGCCACCTTCTCGCCGGCCTtctctgcccgccgccgcctcaccagCTTCGCGTGGTGCCGCTCCGCCTCGCTGTCGCCCCACTCCGCTCGCCGCAGTGCTTGATCTCCCTCGTGcccccatcgccgcctccctcccattctctccgtgtcgccgccgccgcatcgccgatCGCCCGTCCGACCTCCTCGTCCCGGTGACCTCCTCCCCACTGCCGGCCGCCCTACCCAGAGGGAGATGagtgagagaaagaggaagggagaggaggggaaagacgGAGCTGATGACATGGCGTCCTGACATGTGAGGCCCACGTTGACTTACCcgtcacgtaggacaaaaccgggtgCAAGACCACCGAAGGATGTAAAACAAACTGTTTTGTAAGTTAAGGAATgttatatatctggttttgtgtttaggggacgattttgtaattcgatgacaagttgagggaccttcggtgtactttttccatctATATTACGTACGGCCACATTAAGCCCATTCATGTCCCAACATTACGGGCCGCAGGTACACCGGAATCCCGTCAGGGCTTACTTCAATTGAGAAAATCCAAGATATTTCATTGACAAGCCACTAATTCCAATATAAATACTTTTTGATGAGTGTGAATTTCATGAAATATATCATTGTACAAACGACTTTGCCCTAGAATTACTATAATTGCTAGGGTTTCACTCATCCCGCCCTATTAAATATGATGTTCGTTCTATAGCACTTAATGAGGGCGATCATATTTACGGATATAGTCCTTTGTATGATA harbors:
- the LOC4350798 gene encoding ETO1-like protein 1, whose translation is MRKLFFSELTSCKETKLHSAPHSWLPLEKGKLSKFAGHSTSSIESLMKMPEPVVLPHFKPADYVDILAQIHEELESCPPDEKSCLYLLQFQVFRGLGEVKLSRRSLQSAWEKASTIHEKLIFGAWLKYEKKGEEPISDLLSSCGKCSQEFKLLDFVSQISTGSHEISYDDESDVFWGSPVVHFRIRDDMIACDRRKLAALSTPLYAMLNGGFRESHLEVIDMSRNGISSIGMRAISKFSLTGRLPYLSADAILEMLDFANKFCCNGLKDACERKLASFICSRQDAIDFMECALELGCSILAAACLQVLLNELPECLNDEQVVRIFSCASKQQRSTMAGNASFSLYCLLSEVSMSINATSDVTVTFLEKLVDSASDSRQKQLALHQLACTRLLRKDYAEAERLFNAAFTAGHLYSVVGLARLASMRGNKHFSLKLLDSVMSSRWPLGWMYQERALYLEGDNKLENLNKATELDPTLTYPYMFRAASLMKRQSVEAALMEINRILGFKLVLECLELRFCCYLALEDHRAALCDVQAILTLAPDYRMIGGRVSAKQLRMLVMENVEQWTTADCWMQLYDRWSSVDDIGSLSVIYQMLESDAAKGVLYFRQSLLLLRLNCPEAAMRSLQLAREHAASQHEQLVYEGWILYDTGHCEEGLQKAEASIAIQRSFEAFFLKAYALADSSLDPSTSATVVSLLEDALRCPSDRLRKGQALNNLGSVYVDCGKLDLAAECYINALKIGHTRAHQGLARVHFLRNSRTGAYEEMTKLIEKARSNASAYEKRSEYCDRELTKSDLQMVTKLDPLRVYPYRYRAAVLMDNHKEKEAIAELTKAIAFKADLNLLHLRAAFHEHVGDISSALRDCRAALSVDPNHQEMLELHHRVNSQEP